In Pongo abelii isolate AG06213 chromosome 5, NHGRI_mPonAbe1-v2.0_pri, whole genome shotgun sequence, a single genomic region encodes these proteins:
- the LOC112133786 gene encoding LOW QUALITY PROTEIN: ankyrin repeat domain-containing protein 39 (The sequence of the model RefSeq protein was modified relative to this genomic sequence to represent the inferred CDS: inserted 1 base in 1 codon; substituted 2 bases at 2 genomic stop codons): protein MAVLXPWADGPSGSFPSAVSGMQQMLERWTSRWHYASHNGHCAVCQFVLLSGAKCDAQTHGGATALQQDCYXGHTDIAWPLLSHGSKPRLIDDDGMTSLHKAPENGHVGICSLLLQHSLALKAIWDXKAWLECDLLPCSGDLLAS from the exons ATGGCGGTGCTGTAGCCCTGGGCAGATGGGCCCAGTGGCTCCTTCCCTAGTGCGGTGTCCGGCAtgcagcagatgctggagagatgGACTTCAAGATGGCACTATGCCAGCCACAATGGGCACTGTGCTGTGTGCCAGTTCGTATTGCTAAGTGGAGCTAAGTGTGATGCCCAGACCCATGGGGGTGCCACTGCTCTGCAGCAGGACTGCTACTGAGGGCACACTGACATTGCATGGCCTCTGCTTTCACATGGGTCCAAGCCCAGGTTGATAGATGATGATGGCATGACCAGCCTACATAAGGCTCCTGAGAATGGTCACGTGGGCATTTGCTCCCTCCTGTTGCAACATAGCTTAGCCCTGAAAGCCATCTGGG GGAAGGCATGGCTAGAATGTGACCTGCTGCCCTGCAGTGGTGACCTGCTGGCTAGCTGA